Proteins encoded together in one Ipomoea triloba cultivar NCNSP0323 chromosome 4, ASM357664v1 window:
- the LOC116017443 gene encoding 50S ribosomal protein L6, chloroplastic — MERVATLSSSVSALGFSSSAGTTQRKKTFATSNLRSNFIGDASGIRFTNLTIGRNRFVRKTVECKESRIGKQPIPVPSNVTINMEGQDFKVKGPLGELAITYPREVKLEKEESGVLRVRKAVETRRANEMHGLFRTLTDNMIVGVSKGFDKKLQLVGVGYRAVVEGKDIVLNLGFSHPVRMAIPDGLQVKVEENTRITVSGYDKSAIGQFAASIRKWRPPEPYKGKGVKYADEVIRRKEGKAGKKK; from the exons ATGGAGAGAGTAGCAACACTCTCCTCATCAGTGTCCGCCCTTGGGTTTTCTTCATCTGCAGGGACGACTCAGCGCAAGAAAACCTTTGCAACAAG CAACCTAAGGTCTAATTTCATTGGTGATGCTAGTGGAATCCGTTTCACTAATCTCACCATTGGTCGCAACCGCTTTGTAAGGAAAACAGTGGAATGCAAGGAATCAAGAATTGGTAAGCAACCAATTCCAGTGCCTTCCAATGTGACAATCAACATGGAAGGACAAGATTTCAAAGTTAAAGGTCCTCTAGGAGAGTTGGCTATTACTTATCCACGAGAGGTAAAGCTAGAGAAGGAGGAATCAGGAGTGCTTAGGGTCAGAAAGGCTGTGGAGACGAGACGGGCTAATGAGATGCATGGTTTATTCAG GACCCTCACCGACAACATGATTGTAGGCGTATCCAAGGGGTTTGACAAGAAACTGCAGTTGGTTGGTGTAGGGTACCGTGCGGTGGTTGAAGGCAAAGATATAGTTCTTAATCTCGGATTCTCTCATCCGGTTCGGATGGCAATCCCTGATGGCTTGCAGGTTAAGGTTGAAGAGAACACTAGAATCACGGTGAGTGGATACGATAAATCTGCCATCGGTCAGTTTGCTGCCTCGATTAGGAAATGGAGGCCTCCGGAGCCATATAAAGGTAAGGGTGTGAAGTATGCTGATGAAGTTATTAGAAGAAAGGAGGGTAAAGCTGGAAAGAAGAAGTGA